A window of Streptomyces armeniacus contains these coding sequences:
- a CDS encoding geranylgeranyl reductase family protein gives MRAATPEPAIEREQKHIVSSENASEDAEPDRTEAPDGPDRAVWDVVVVGAGPAGASAAYAAAVAGRRVLLLEKSELPRYKTCGGGIIGLSRDALPPGFELPLRDRVHAVTFSLNGKLSRTRRSKRMLFGLINRPEFDHALVQSAERAGAELRTGVTVSRVEQHGPGVPDRRTVAVVLSGDEEPVLARAVVGADGSASRIGSHVGVKLDQVDLGLEAEIPVPDSVAEDWAGRVLIDWGPLPGSYGWVFPKENTLTVGVISARGEGAATRRYLDDFVARLGLAGFTPSVSSGHLTRCRTDDSPLSRGRVLVCGDAAGLLEPCTREGISFALRSGRLAGEWAVRVAESHDAVDARRQALNYAFAVKAGLGVEMGVGRRMFTAFSRRPGLLHAALTGFRPAWNAFSRITRGTTSMAEIVRTHPVARRALDTLDRPAAGRG, from the coding sequence ATGCGGGCTGCCACACCGGAGCCAGCCATCGAACGGGAGCAGAAGCACATCGTGAGCAGCGAGAACGCATCCGAGGACGCCGAACCCGACCGCACGGAGGCACCGGACGGACCGGACCGCGCCGTGTGGGATGTCGTCGTGGTGGGCGCGGGCCCGGCCGGTGCCTCGGCGGCGTACGCCGCGGCGGTCGCCGGCCGCCGCGTGCTGCTGCTGGAGAAGTCGGAGCTGCCGCGGTACAAGACGTGCGGCGGCGGCATCATCGGCCTCTCCCGGGACGCGCTGCCGCCCGGCTTCGAGCTCCCGCTGCGCGACCGCGTGCACGCCGTCACCTTCTCGCTGAACGGGAAGCTGAGCCGCACCCGGCGGTCCAAGCGGATGCTGTTCGGGCTGATCAACAGGCCGGAGTTCGACCACGCCCTGGTGCAGTCCGCCGAACGGGCCGGCGCCGAGCTCCGTACGGGCGTCACCGTGTCCCGCGTCGAGCAGCACGGGCCCGGCGTGCCGGACCGGCGGACGGTGGCCGTCGTGCTGTCCGGCGACGAGGAGCCGGTGCTCGCCCGCGCGGTGGTCGGCGCGGACGGGAGCGCGAGCCGGATAGGTTCGCACGTCGGCGTGAAGCTCGACCAGGTCGATCTGGGCCTGGAGGCCGAGATCCCGGTCCCGGACAGCGTCGCCGAGGACTGGGCGGGCCGGGTGCTGATCGACTGGGGCCCGCTGCCCGGCAGCTACGGCTGGGTGTTTCCGAAGGAGAACACGCTCACCGTCGGGGTCATCTCCGCGCGCGGCGAGGGCGCCGCCACCCGGCGCTATCTGGACGACTTCGTGGCGCGGCTCGGCCTGGCCGGGTTCACGCCCAGCGTCTCGTCCGGGCATCTCACCCGCTGCCGTACGGACGACTCGCCGCTGTCCCGCGGCCGGGTGCTGGTGTGCGGCGACGCGGCGGGGCTGCTGGAGCCGTGCACGCGTGAGGGCATCTCGTTCGCGCTGCGCTCCGGGCGGCTGGCGGGGGAGTGGGCGGTCCGTGTCGCCGAGTCGCACGACGCGGTGGACGCACGGCGCCAGGCGCTGAACTACGCGTTCGCGGTCAAGGCGGGGCTGGGTGTCGAAATGGGCGTCGGGCGGCGGATGTTCACCGCGTTCTCGCGGCGTCCCGGGCTGCTGCACGCGGCGCTCACCGGCTTCCGCCCCGCGTGGAACGCGTTCTCGCGGATCACCCGTGGCACCACCTCGATGGCCGAGATCGTCCGCACGCATCCGGTGGCGCGGCGCGCGCTGGACACCCTGGACCGGCCGGCGGCCGGGCGGGGGTAG
- a CDS encoding nitroreductase family deazaflavin-dependent oxidoreductase: MSPHYLKPGRYEAVLVHRPLAWLARRGIRLYGLSELAVRGRKSGAWRTTPVNPLSHAGERYLVAPRGHTQWVRNLREAGNGELRSGRRRTDRFTATELPDAEKPEVLRAYLKRWGWEVGRFFDGVNAKSSDEELLAAAHKHPVFRITVHEEPA, from the coding sequence ATGTCGCCGCACTATCTGAAGCCCGGCCGGTACGAGGCCGTTCTCGTGCACCGCCCGCTCGCCTGGCTCGCCCGGCGCGGCATCCGCCTCTACGGGCTGTCCGAACTCGCCGTACGCGGCCGCAAGTCCGGTGCCTGGCGCACCACTCCCGTCAACCCGCTCAGCCACGCCGGCGAGCGGTACCTCGTCGCCCCGCGCGGCCACACCCAGTGGGTGCGGAACCTGCGCGAGGCGGGCAACGGCGAGCTGCGGTCCGGCAGGCGGCGTACCGACCGCTTCACCGCCACCGAACTGCCCGACGCCGAGAAGCCCGAGGTGCTGCGCGCCTATCTCAAGCGCTGGGGCTGGGAGGTCGGCCGGTTCTTCGACGGCGTCAACGCCAAGTCGAGCGACGAGGAGCTGCTCGCCGCGGCGCACAAGCACCCGGTGTTCCGGATCACCGTGCACGAGGAGCCGGCCTGA
- a CDS encoding TetR/AcrR family transcriptional regulator, protein MPKIQGARERARTEVTAAIKDEARRQLTEQGAARLSLRAVARELGMVSSALYRYFPSRDDLLTALIIDAYDAVGAAAERALDAAPAPSPDTHLERWLAVCRAVRAWALDHPHEYALIYGSPVPGYSAPQATTGPASRVALALITVVGEAAAAGDLRAPADGAEAAAGMREDAERLAEQLGLALTPTLMAELVATWSQLFGLVSFEVFGQFNRVVEAREEFFDHAAARLARGLGIGTGADGDA, encoded by the coding sequence ATGCCCAAGATCCAGGGCGCCAGGGAGCGCGCCCGCACCGAGGTCACGGCGGCGATCAAGGACGAGGCCAGGCGGCAGCTCACCGAGCAGGGCGCCGCACGCCTGTCGCTCCGCGCCGTCGCCCGCGAGCTGGGGATGGTGTCCTCGGCCCTCTACCGCTACTTCCCCAGCCGTGACGACCTGCTGACGGCCCTGATCATCGACGCGTACGACGCTGTCGGCGCCGCCGCCGAACGCGCCCTCGACGCGGCCCCGGCGCCGTCCCCGGACACCCACCTCGAGCGCTGGCTGGCCGTCTGCCGCGCGGTGCGGGCGTGGGCGCTGGACCACCCGCACGAGTACGCGCTCATCTACGGCTCGCCCGTACCCGGATACTCCGCACCCCAGGCCACCACCGGCCCGGCCTCCCGCGTCGCCCTCGCGCTGATCACCGTCGTCGGCGAGGCCGCCGCGGCGGGCGACCTGCGCGCACCCGCGGACGGCGCGGAGGCGGCGGCCGGGATGCGGGAGGACGCTGAACGGCTCGCCGAGCAGCTCGGCCTGGCGCTCACGCCGACGCTGATGGCCGAACTCGTCGCCACCTGGTCGCAGTTGTTCGGGCTGGTGAGCTTCGAGGTGTTCGGCCAGTTCAACCGGGTCGTCGAGGCCCGCGAGGAGTTCTTCGACCACGCCGCCGCCCGTCTCGCCCGCGGCCTCGGCATCGGGACCGGGGCGGACGGCGACGCGTGA
- a CDS encoding sensor histidine kinase produces MKRAPLRDGLPGPPLWQRWVERPPALARLPWPSTLAITFITLVGSAFAASEQTDREALDVFARVLLVLGPGQLLLRQRRPALVALGTSAVCALYLALGYPYGPIYLCVIVGTFTAVVAGHRRAAWSGLLVLWSSQVLVGAWLYRWLPPAGDGGSDWSFALAPAAWMIAVAAAAEVARVRREQWARQREEREEAERRKTDEERMRIARELHDVLAHSISVINVQAGVGLALLDSDPEQARSALTTIKSASKEALGEVRHVLDTLRTPGDAPRAPAPGLERLPELAEQAAGAGLRVSTETEGRPAGLPPGADLAAFRIVQEALTNVMRHSASREARVLLHYAGDELRIRVDDDGPAAERGPGGGGNGLVGMRERAAVLGGSVEAGPRGDGGFRVLARLPLSAPATVSGSTEKEAS; encoded by the coding sequence ATGAAACGAGCCCCTCTGCGCGACGGCCTGCCCGGCCCACCGCTGTGGCAGCGCTGGGTGGAGCGGCCCCCGGCGCTGGCGCGGCTGCCCTGGCCGTCGACCCTCGCGATCACCTTCATCACGCTCGTCGGCTCCGCCTTCGCCGCCAGCGAGCAGACGGACCGCGAGGCGCTCGACGTGTTCGCGCGGGTCCTGCTGGTGCTCGGCCCGGGGCAGCTGCTGCTGCGGCAGCGCCGTCCGGCGCTCGTGGCGCTCGGTACGAGCGCGGTGTGCGCGCTCTATCTCGCCCTCGGGTATCCGTACGGGCCGATCTACCTCTGCGTGATCGTCGGTACGTTCACAGCCGTCGTCGCCGGGCACCGCCGCGCCGCCTGGTCCGGGCTCCTCGTGCTGTGGAGCAGCCAGGTGCTGGTCGGCGCCTGGCTGTACCGCTGGCTGCCGCCCGCGGGCGACGGCGGCAGCGACTGGAGCTTCGCCCTCGCGCCCGCCGCCTGGATGATCGCGGTCGCCGCGGCGGCCGAGGTCGCGCGGGTGCGCCGGGAGCAGTGGGCCCGCCAGCGGGAGGAGCGGGAGGAGGCGGAGCGGCGCAAGACCGACGAGGAGCGGATGCGCATCGCACGCGAACTGCACGACGTACTGGCCCACAGCATCTCGGTGATCAACGTGCAGGCGGGCGTCGGGCTCGCGCTCCTCGACTCCGACCCCGAGCAGGCCCGTTCCGCGCTGACCACCATCAAGTCCGCCAGCAAGGAGGCGCTGGGCGAGGTACGGCACGTCCTCGACACGCTGCGCACCCCCGGGGACGCGCCCCGCGCGCCCGCGCCCGGCCTCGAACGGCTGCCGGAGCTGGCCGAGCAGGCGGCGGGCGCCGGGCTGCGGGTCAGCACCGAGACCGAGGGGCGGCCCGCGGGGCTGCCGCCGGGAGCGGACCTGGCGGCGTTCCGCATCGTCCAGGAGGCGCTGACCAACGTGATGCGGCACTCCGCGTCCCGGGAGGCGCGCGTACTGCTGCACTACGCGGGCGACGAGCTGCGCATCCGCGTCGACGACGACGGGCCGGCCGCCGAGCGCGGGCCGGGCGGCGGCGGCAACGGACTCGTCGGCATGCGCGAACGCGCCGCCGTGCTCGGCGGCTCCGTCGAGGCGGGGCCGCGCGGCGACGGCGGGTTCCGGGTGCTGGCCCGGCTCCCCCTGTCCGCCCCGGCTACCGTGAGCGGGTCCACCGAGAAGGAGGCATCGTGA
- a CDS encoding response regulator transcription factor: MIRVLLADDQLLVRAGFRALLDAQPDIEVVGEAADGAEALAMVRELAPDLVLMDIRMPVLDGLAATRKISEDPGLEPVKVVMLTTFELDEYVFEAIRSGASGFLVKDTEPDELVRAVRAVVEGDALLSPGVTRRLISEFAARSKEPAAAASLAELTEREREVMALVGIGLSNEEIARRLVVSPLTAKTHVSRTMVKLGARDRAQLVVLAYESGLVRPGWLG; encoded by the coding sequence GTGATCCGCGTACTGCTGGCCGACGATCAGCTGCTCGTCCGCGCGGGCTTCCGCGCGCTGCTCGACGCGCAGCCCGACATCGAGGTCGTGGGCGAGGCCGCCGACGGGGCAGAGGCGTTGGCCATGGTGCGCGAACTGGCGCCCGATCTCGTCCTGATGGACATCCGCATGCCGGTGCTCGACGGCCTCGCCGCCACCCGCAAGATCAGCGAGGACCCCGGCCTGGAGCCGGTCAAGGTGGTCATGCTGACCACCTTCGAACTGGACGAGTACGTCTTCGAGGCGATCCGGTCCGGCGCCTCCGGCTTCCTGGTGAAGGACACCGAGCCGGACGAGCTGGTACGCGCCGTGCGCGCGGTCGTCGAGGGCGACGCCCTGCTCTCGCCGGGGGTGACGCGGCGGCTGATCTCGGAGTTCGCGGCCCGCTCGAAGGAGCCCGCGGCTGCCGCGTCGCTCGCCGAACTCACCGAGCGCGAGCGGGAGGTGATGGCGCTGGTCGGCATCGGGCTCTCGAACGAGGAGATCGCCCGGCGGCTCGTCGTCTCGCCCCTCACGGCGAAGACCCATGTCAGCCGCACCATGGTCAAGCTCGGGGCGCGGGACCGCGCCCAACTGGTCGTGCTGGCCTACGAGTCCGGGCTGGTCCGCCCCGGGTGGCTCGGCTGA
- a CDS encoding DUF6332 family protein has translation MDSERQPPDTPATSTGSAPSQAARDATTVEIAFALISGGVLAGAVFLALASPALFWHGSSEWIQPAQWIGGTVFVGRVLWVLLRWRWQQQEWRQPSHPGRTSPDS, from the coding sequence ATGGACTCAGAGCGGCAGCCACCCGACACACCGGCGACGTCCACGGGCAGCGCGCCGTCCCAGGCCGCGCGGGACGCCACCACCGTGGAGATCGCCTTCGCGCTCATCAGCGGGGGCGTGCTGGCCGGTGCCGTGTTCCTCGCGCTGGCCAGTCCCGCGCTCTTCTGGCACGGGTCGTCCGAGTGGATCCAGCCCGCGCAGTGGATCGGCGGCACGGTGTTCGTCGGCCGCGTGCTGTGGGTGCTGCTGAGGTGGCGCTGGCAGCAGCAGGAGTGGCGTCAGCCGAGCCACCCGGGGCGGACCAGCCCGGACTCGTAG
- a CDS encoding DUF4442 domain-containing protein, producing MRKTLSTPHGLRRAMAWWPPYRFAGIKVLDIAGDWSSARVRLRLGRFNRNYFGTQFGGSLYSMSDPFWALLAVNRLGKEYIVWDKAGEIEYVAPGRGDVFAEFELTEDRLAEIRAETAEGGKALPWFESVVTAADGTVVARVRKQLYVRRKSPAAARR from the coding sequence ATGCGAAAGACGCTGTCCACTCCGCACGGCCTGCGCCGCGCCATGGCTTGGTGGCCTCCGTACCGCTTCGCCGGCATCAAGGTCCTCGACATCGCCGGGGACTGGAGCAGCGCACGGGTGCGGCTCCGGCTCGGCCGCTTCAACCGGAACTACTTCGGCACCCAGTTCGGCGGCTCCCTGTACTCGATGAGCGACCCCTTCTGGGCGCTGCTCGCCGTGAACCGGCTGGGCAAGGAGTACATCGTGTGGGACAAGGCCGGCGAGATCGAGTACGTGGCGCCGGGCCGCGGCGACGTCTTCGCAGAGTTCGAGCTGACCGAGGACCGGCTGGCGGAGATACGGGCCGAGACCGCGGAAGGCGGCAAGGCGCTGCCCTGGTTCGAGTCCGTGGTGACCGCCGCCGACGGCACCGTGGTGGCGCGAGTGCGCAAGCAGCTCTACGTACGCCGCAAGTCCCCCGCCGCCGCCCGGCGCTGA
- a CDS encoding MFS transporter, translating into MPSINKLRTALPGSGGPAGTGRRTADDGLRRLRAALTAFFALDGLLFAGWVVRIPAIKHQTGASASDLGLALLGVSAGAVATMTLTGRLCRRFGSRRVTVASAVLLSLGIALPPLTHSALALGLVLLVFGAAYGAINVAMNSAAVDLVAALRRPVMPSFHAAFSLGGMLGAGLGGLVAGQLSATRHLLLLTVTGLLVTALTARTLLAYELAPGDGGAARDASRTAPDAAGGTEPRTESPTAGGASRTDAAPVRRTGVLVTVLGLIALCTAYGEGALADWSALHLTEDLDASAGVAAAGYSVFALAMTVGRLSGTWLLQRLGENRALVLGGATAACGMLLGALAPSVWPALAGFVVTGFGLANIFPIAIGRAGALAGPSGVAAASTLGYGGMLLGPVAIGFLAEWFSLTAALTTVALLAAVAALIAYVARRAI; encoded by the coding sequence GTGCCGTCAATAAACAAACTACGGACCGCGCTCCCCGGCAGCGGAGGTCCCGCGGGCACGGGCCGACGCACCGCCGACGACGGGCTGCGGCGCCTCCGCGCCGCGCTCACCGCGTTCTTCGCGCTCGACGGCCTGCTGTTCGCCGGCTGGGTCGTGCGCATCCCCGCCATCAAACACCAGACGGGCGCGTCCGCCAGCGATCTCGGCCTGGCTCTGCTCGGGGTCTCCGCGGGCGCGGTGGCCACCATGACACTCACCGGCCGGCTGTGCCGCCGTTTCGGCAGCCGTCGCGTGACCGTCGCCTCCGCGGTGCTGCTGTCGCTCGGCATCGCGCTGCCGCCGCTGACCCACTCGGCACTGGCCCTGGGTCTCGTCCTGCTCGTCTTCGGCGCCGCGTACGGCGCCATCAACGTCGCCATGAACAGCGCGGCCGTCGACCTGGTCGCGGCGCTGCGGCGGCCCGTGATGCCCAGCTTCCACGCGGCGTTCAGCCTCGGCGGGATGCTCGGGGCGGGCCTCGGCGGGCTCGTGGCGGGGCAGTTGAGCGCCACACGGCACCTGCTCCTGCTCACCGTGACGGGCCTGCTGGTCACGGCGCTCACGGCGCGCACGCTGCTGGCGTACGAGTTGGCGCCGGGCGACGGCGGAGCGGCGCGCGACGCGTCCCGTACGGCACCGGATGCGGCGGGCGGCACGGAGCCCCGTACGGAGTCGCCCACGGCCGGCGGCGCGTCCCGTACGGATGCCGCGCCCGTCCGCCGTACCGGCGTGCTGGTCACCGTGCTCGGGCTGATCGCGCTGTGCACCGCGTACGGGGAGGGCGCGCTCGCCGACTGGAGCGCCCTGCATCTGACCGAGGACCTGGACGCGAGCGCCGGGGTCGCGGCCGCCGGGTACTCCGTCTTCGCGCTCGCCATGACCGTCGGCCGGCTCAGCGGCACCTGGCTGCTGCAGCGGCTCGGTGAGAACCGCGCCCTGGTCCTGGGCGGCGCCACGGCGGCGTGCGGCATGCTGCTCGGCGCCCTCGCCCCGTCGGTGTGGCCCGCCCTGGCGGGCTTCGTCGTCACCGGCTTCGGGCTCGCGAACATCTTCCCGATCGCCATCGGCCGGGCCGGCGCCCTCGCGGGCCCGAGCGGCGTCGCCGCCGCGTCCACGCTCGGTTACGGCGGCATGCTGCTCGGCCCGGTGGCCATCGGCTTCCTCGCGGAGTGGTTCTCACTGACGGCCGCGCTCACCACCGTCGCGCTGCTGGCCGCGGTGGCGGCGCTCATCGCGTACGTGGCCCGGCGCGCGATCTGA
- a CDS encoding ROK family protein, with protein MTRTTKLERGRGALGPALALVHTGRAPTRAVLTAELGVTRATAGAVAAELASLGLITVDSRPGAAVGAQGRPSHRLAVDPEGPVVLAAQVHADGFRAALVGLGGRIVATAPGCMTVHADPAQVLGEVVESGAGLLRETGRRCVGAGLAVPSAVAEPEGTALNPLHLAWEAGAPVRDIFTRCLADARVPGPSPDAPATGYTANDVNLAALAEHRHGAGRGAEHLLVVGTGHRGVGGALVLNGRLHTGSSGLALEVGHLTVDPAGRPCHCGSRGCLDVETDPLAFLEAAGRTPGPEVSLLEQSWELIRTEYDTDPRVRTAVELLIDRLGLGLAGLVNILNPDRIVLAGLHRALVEKDGERLRAVIADSSLWGRSGGVPVLACTLDHNSLVGAAELAWQPLLDDPLLLLGG; from the coding sequence CTGACTCGTACAACAAAGCTGGAGAGGGGCCGTGGAGCCCTGGGGCCGGCGCTCGCCCTCGTGCACACCGGACGCGCGCCCACCCGCGCCGTGCTCACCGCCGAACTCGGCGTGACCCGCGCGACCGCCGGAGCCGTCGCCGCCGAACTCGCGTCGCTCGGCCTCATCACCGTCGACTCCCGGCCCGGAGCCGCCGTCGGGGCGCAGGGCAGGCCCTCGCACCGGCTCGCCGTCGACCCCGAAGGGCCCGTGGTGCTCGCCGCCCAGGTGCACGCGGACGGCTTCCGCGCCGCCCTCGTCGGACTCGGCGGGCGGATCGTGGCCACCGCCCCCGGCTGCATGACCGTCCACGCGGACCCCGCCCAAGTGCTCGGCGAGGTCGTCGAGTCGGGCGCCGGGCTGCTGCGCGAGACCGGACGGCGCTGCGTCGGCGCCGGGCTCGCCGTGCCGTCCGCGGTCGCCGAACCGGAGGGTACGGCGCTGAACCCGCTGCACCTCGCCTGGGAGGCGGGCGCCCCCGTGCGGGACATCTTCACCCGCTGTCTCGCCGACGCCCGTGTCCCCGGGCCGTCCCCGGACGCGCCCGCCACCGGCTACACCGCCAACGACGTCAACCTCGCCGCCCTCGCCGAGCACCGGCACGGGGCCGGACGCGGCGCCGAGCACCTGCTCGTCGTCGGCACCGGGCACCGCGGGGTCGGCGGGGCGCTGGTGCTGAACGGGCGGCTGCACACCGGGAGTTCGGGCCTCGCCCTGGAGGTCGGCCACCTCACCGTGGACCCGGCCGGGCGGCCCTGCCACTGCGGCAGCCGCGGCTGCCTGGACGTGGAGACCGACCCGCTGGCGTTCCTGGAGGCGGCGGGCCGTACGCCCGGGCCCGAGGTCTCCCTGCTGGAGCAGTCGTGGGAGCTGATCCGTACGGAGTACGACACCGACCCCCGGGTCCGTACGGCGGTCGAACTGCTCATCGACCGGCTCGGCCTGGGGCTCGCCGGGCTCGTCAACATCCTCAACCCGGACCGCATCGTCCTCGCCGGGCTGCACCGCGCGCTGGTCGAGAAGGACGGCGAACGGCTCCGCGCCGTCATCGCCGACAGCAGCCTGTGGGGCCGCAGCGGCGGCGTGCCCGTACTGGCCTGCACGCTCGACCACAACAGCCTGGTCGGAGCGGCCGAACTGGCCTGGCAGCCGCTGCTGGACGACCCGCTGCTGCTGCTGGGAGGCTGA
- a CDS encoding GNAT family N-acetyltransferase, which produces MEIRPARAAELEVLREIERTAGQWFRDVGMDLIADHEPPSPAELRQLQQAGRLWVSAGEDDRPVAYAVLLPVDGCTHVEQISVHAGSARRGIGRALLDDVAERERAAGVPALTLTTFDDVPWNAPYYERCGFRRLADGELTPGLREIRAHEAELGIDRWPRVCMRRELV; this is translated from the coding sequence ATGGAGATCCGACCTGCCCGCGCCGCGGAACTCGAGGTGCTGCGGGAGATCGAACGGACGGCGGGACAGTGGTTCCGCGACGTGGGCATGGACCTGATCGCGGACCACGAGCCGCCGTCGCCGGCCGAACTCCGGCAGTTGCAGCAGGCCGGACGGCTCTGGGTCAGCGCGGGGGAGGACGACCGGCCGGTGGCGTACGCGGTGCTGCTGCCCGTCGACGGCTGCACCCATGTCGAGCAGATCTCGGTGCACGCCGGCAGCGCGCGCCGCGGCATCGGGCGGGCGCTGCTCGACGACGTGGCGGAGCGCGAGCGGGCCGCGGGCGTGCCCGCACTCACCCTGACGACGTTCGACGACGTGCCGTGGAACGCGCCGTACTACGAGCGCTGCGGCTTCCGGCGGCTCGCCGACGGCGAACTGACCCCGGGCCTCCGCGAGATCCGCGCGCACGAGGCCGAACTGGGCATCGACCGCTGGCCGCGCGTCTGCATGCGCCGCGAACTCGTCTGA
- a CDS encoding PPOX class F420-dependent oxidoreductase, with amino-acid sequence MVPPVIAESTYVRLVTLRRDGTPVPTPVWCVADGGELLIWTKTDTGKVKRLRNDTRVTVTPCDARGRTAGDAEPVEATARLLPGRSGLDRVRAAMGAKYGWKFRLLDSGAALLRRGKRPHTGIAVTF; translated from the coding sequence ATGGTGCCGCCCGTGATCGCCGAGAGCACGTACGTCCGCCTCGTCACGCTCCGCCGTGACGGCACGCCGGTCCCCACGCCCGTCTGGTGCGTGGCGGACGGCGGGGAGCTGCTGATCTGGACCAAGACCGACACCGGCAAGGTGAAGCGGCTGCGGAACGACACCCGCGTAACCGTCACTCCGTGTGACGCGCGGGGCCGCACAGCGGGCGACGCCGAGCCGGTCGAGGCGACGGCGCGGCTGCTGCCGGGCCGGTCCGGGCTGGACCGCGTACGGGCGGCGATGGGCGCCAAGTACGGCTGGAAGTTCCGACTGCTGGACTCCGGCGCCGCCCTGCTGCGGCGCGGGAAACGGCCGCACACCGGCATCGCAGTCACCTTCTGA
- a CDS encoding SHOCT domain-containing protein, with protein sequence MNTMAHWADSGGPGPWILLFPLMWAAVIFGLVTLARRTVWRGRGPWQGRGTAAADPANAPLELLANRFAAGEIDENEYWMRLSVLKESKGGSE encoded by the coding sequence ATGAACACCATGGCGCACTGGGCCGACAGCGGGGGCCCCGGCCCCTGGATCCTGCTCTTCCCGCTGATGTGGGCGGCCGTCATCTTCGGCCTGGTCACGCTGGCACGCCGCACCGTCTGGCGCGGCCGCGGCCCCTGGCAGGGGCGCGGCACGGCCGCCGCCGACCCCGCGAACGCGCCGCTCGAACTCCTGGCGAACCGCTTCGCGGCCGGCGAGATCGACGAGAACGAGTACTGGATGCGGCTGTCCGTGCTCAAGGAGAGCAAGGGAGGCTCGGAATGA
- a CDS encoding ABC transporter ATP-binding protein translates to MTSIAARVVDAVKVYGSGDTEVRALDGVSVDFAAGRFTAIMGPSGSGKSTLMHCAAGLDTLTSGEAHIGGTELGTLSDKRLTLLRRERVGFVFQAFNLLPTLTVAENITLPQDLSGVRGDSEWTDSLIDVVGLRDRLHHRPSELSGGQQQRVAVARAFASRPEVVFADEPTGNLDSRSGEEVLRLLGRAVRETDRTVVMVTHDPVAAAHADEVVFLADGRLVDRMEAPTAERVLDRLKAFDGHHRQPEVAT, encoded by the coding sequence ATGACCTCCATCGCCGCACGCGTCGTCGACGCCGTCAAGGTCTACGGCAGCGGGGACACCGAAGTACGCGCGCTCGACGGCGTGTCCGTCGACTTCGCCGCCGGCCGCTTCACCGCCATCATGGGCCCCTCCGGGTCCGGCAAGTCCACGCTGATGCACTGCGCCGCCGGCCTGGACACCCTCACCTCGGGCGAGGCCCACATCGGCGGCACCGAGCTCGGCACGCTCAGCGACAAGCGGCTGACGCTGCTGCGCCGCGAGCGGGTCGGCTTCGTGTTCCAGGCGTTCAACCTGCTGCCCACGCTGACGGTTGCCGAGAACATCACGCTGCCCCAGGACCTCTCCGGCGTACGGGGCGACTCCGAGTGGACCGACTCTCTGATCGACGTCGTAGGGCTGCGCGACCGGCTGCACCACCGGCCGAGCGAACTGTCCGGCGGACAGCAGCAGCGCGTCGCCGTGGCCCGCGCGTTCGCGAGCCGCCCGGAGGTGGTCTTCGCGGACGAGCCGACGGGGAACCTCGACTCCCGCTCCGGCGAGGAGGTACTGCGGCTCCTGGGCCGCGCCGTACGGGAGACGGACCGCACCGTCGTGATGGTCACGCACGACCCGGTGGCCGCCGCACACGCCGACGAGGTCGTCTTCCTGGCGGACGGGCGGCTCGTCGACCGGATGGAGGCGCCCACCGCGGAGCGCGTCCTGGACCGGCTGAAGGCGTTCGACGGGCACCACCGTCAGCCGGAGGTGGCGACATGA